The window TGTAGGAGTAGGGCAAGGTGCCCTCGCAGAAGTCGGCCGGGAAGGCGGCGCCGGCCAGCGAGAAGCGCTGCGCGCCCAGGCAGCGCAGCACGGCGGGCGGCCCGGCCCGGCGCAGCCGCGCCAGCACGGCCAGCGCCACGCTCAGCACCAAGAGCGCCGACAGCAGCGCCAGCGCCAGCACCAGGTAGAACTGCAGCtcggccgccgccgccgccgcctcgGCGCCCGCCGGCCGCTCGCTCAGCTCCGGCAGCGCCTCCTGCAAGCTCTCGGCCAGCACCACGTGCAGCGTGGCCGTGGCCGACAGCGCCGGCTGCCCGTGGTCCTTCACCACGGCCACCACTCGCTGCTTGGCCGCGTCCCGCTCGGACACGGCGCGCGCCGTGCGCACCTCGCCGCTGTGCAGCCCCACGCGGAACAGCGCCGGCTCCGACGCCTGCACCAGCTCGTACGACAGCCACGCGTTGCGCCCCGCGTCCGCGTCCACCGCCACCACCTTGGCCACCAGGTAGCCGGCCTCGGCCGAGCGCGGCACCACCTCGAAcgccgccgccgccccggcCTCtcccgcgccccccccccccccccccccccccccccccccccccccccccccccccccccccccccccccccccccccccccccccccccccccccccccccccccccccccccccccccccccccccccccccccccccccccccccccccccccccccccccccccccccccccccccccccccccccccccctgccccggCCTCTCCCGCGCCCGCCGCCGGCCACAGCACCCGCGGCGCGTTGTCGTTGCGGTCCAGCACGAAGACGCGCACCGTGGCCGTGGAGCTGCGCGCCGGCGCGCCGCCGTCCTGCGCCCGCACCGCCACCCAGAACTCGCGGCACTGCTCGTAGTCCAAGGAGCGCTGCGCGTACAGCGCGCCGCTCCGCGCCTCCACCGACACCAGCGGCGCCGCGCCCGCCGCGCCCGCGCTGCCGCCCGCCAGCCAGTAGCTCACGCGCCCGTTGGCGCCCGCGTCCGCGTCCCGCGCCTGCACGCGCACCACCAGCGCGCCCGCCGCGTTGTTCTCCGCCACGTACGCGCTGTACGCCGCCTCCTCGAACACCGGCGCGTTGTCGTTCACGTCCGacacctccagcaccagctccgTGCTGCTCCACAGCGCCGGCCTGCCCCGGTCCCGGGCCACCACCGACACGCGCTGCTCGGACGCCTGCTCGCGGTCCAGCGCTCCCGCCGTCACCACCTTGTACGAGCCGCCCGGCGACGCCACGATCGACAGCGGCGCCTCGCCCGACAGCTCGCACGACACCTGACCGTTCTCGCCGGAGTCTCGGTCCCGCACTTTCAGCAGGGCGACCACGGTGCCCACCGGCGCGTCCTCGGGCACAGGGCTTGACAGAGACAGAATCGTGATCTCGGGAGCGTTGTCATTCTCGTCGGTGATGTCGATCTGCACTTCGCAGTGATCAGTGAGCCCACCGCCGTCTGTTGCCTCCAGGCTGAAGATATATTTACTGTTCTCTTCGAAATCGAGGGGTCCCGCTGTCCTGATTTCTCCGCGATCACTGTCGATAGAGAACAGCGCTCTGATGGAGTCCGAGACGCTGCCAAAAGAGTAGTACACTCGTCCATTCGAACCTGCATCTGCATCTGCAGCCCCTACCCGCAGCACCAACGACTCCACTGGAAGATTCTCTGCCACTCTCGCCTCGTAGACGCTTTTACTGAACACAGGC is drawn from Ficedula albicollis isolate OC2 unplaced genomic scaffold, FicAlb1.5 N00708, whole genome shotgun sequence and contains these coding sequences:
- the LOC101818569 gene encoding LOW QUALITY PROTEIN: protocadherin gamma-B5-like (The sequence of the model RefSeq protein was modified relative to this genomic sequence to represent the inferred CDS: substituted 1 base at 1 genomic stop codon) translates to MAVRRRQRLGPGGGRALLGAVLLCVWWRAAAERLRYAIPEELGRGSLVGPLARDLGLSADELPARKLRLSEEKQYFSVNEENGNLYVNERLDREEMCGDSATCSVSFEVLVHNPLNIFHVEVAIEDVNDNSPTFSKAVLDLEIGEWIPPGARFPLEMARDADAGRNSLLTYQLDSNPSFSLSMKEKPGGRKQPELVLETVLDREKXSSFELLLKAIDSGDPPRSGTIQVRINVTDANDNPPVFSKSVYEARVAENLPVESLVLRVGAADADAGSNGRVYYSFGSVSDSIRALFSIDSDRGEIRTAGPLDFEENSKYIFSLEATDGGGLTDHCEVQIDITDENDNAPEITILSLSSPVPEDAPVGTVVALLKVRDRDSGENGQVSCELSGEAPLSIVASPGGSYKVVTAGALDREQASEQRVSVVARDRGRPALWSSTELVLEVSDVNDNAPVFEEAAYSAYVAENNAAGALVVRVQARDADAGANGRVSYWLAGGSAGAAGAAPLVSVEARSGALYAQRSLDYEQCREFWVAVRAQDGGAPARSSTATVRVFVLDRNDNAPRVLWPAAGAGEAGAGAAAAFEVVPRSAEAGYLVAKVVAVDADAGRNAWLSYELVQASEPALFRVGLHSGEVRTARAVSERDAAKQRVVAVVKDHGQPALSATATLHVVLAESLQEALPELSERPAGAEAAAAAAELQFYLVLALALLSALLVLSVALAVLARLRRAGPPAVLRCLGAQRFSLAGAAFPADFCEGTLPYSYNLCVAAPARAVPEAAWPPPPVPVLSAEELLGGDECEKPSPNSSALEGEVPADPDAQQVCHPFHLWLSGMLSLEAWFSLGNVYWQSASVSLLGGLNF